In the genome of Hevea brasiliensis isolate MT/VB/25A 57/8 chromosome 14, ASM3005281v1, whole genome shotgun sequence, the window atggcagcaaaagaagaaatttctttttgatgtgaaggattatgattgggaagagccatttttgttcaagagatgtggagatgggttgattagaagatgtttagctgatgaggagatagggaatgttattaaagattaccattcttcactttatgggggtcatatgagtgtgacaaagactgcagaaaaagttcttcaagcagggttcttttggccacacatgtttaaggatgtgaggaagtttgtaaatgcatgtgataggtgtcaaaggatgggtaatatctcgaagagagatgaaatgcccctccaaaatatattgaaagtggaactatttgatgtgtggggcattgatttcatgggaccttttccatcgtccttgggacacaaatacattttagttggagtagattatgtgagcaaatgggttgaagctataccatctccaactaatgatgttagagttgtgattaaattccttaaaaagttcattttcacaagatttggaactccacgtgccattataagtgatggaggttctcatttttgcaaccatcaatttgaaagattattacaaaaatatggagtgaagcataaggttgcaacaccctaccatccacaaactagtggtcaagtggagatctcaaatagagagttgaaaagaattcttgagaaaacagtgaatagttcaaggaaagattggtcactaaagttagatgatgctctttgggcctatagaacagcttttaaaactcctattggcaccaccccatttagattggtttatgggaaagcttgtcatctacctttggagttggagcatagagcatattgggccataaggacactgaattttgacttaaaaactgcaggagaaaaaagaatactgcaactaaatgaacttgaggaacttagattagatgcttatgaaaatgccaagctttacaaggaaagaactaagagatggcatgataagcatattaggaggaaagaatttcagaAAGGGGATGTTATTCTCCTATATaactctaggttaaggttatttcccggaaaattaaagtcaagatggtcagggccctacactgttataaaggtatacccctatggagctgttgagataggcaatgaaacctcagggactttcaaagttaatgggcagagattaaagcaCTATATTGTTAGAGAACCCACACAAAAaggttgtagaggtttcatggcttggttctccaatcagggatatttaggtgatttggagtggaaggtcaagcttaagaccttaaacaagcgcttcttgggaggcaacccaagcgtatccttttatagattattaatttttcatttcatttcattttcagtttttaccctcattaaactcaaaagtgacatttgtttatcttttgtaggtcattcatgaagattgggcaaattgacacttgtagcaaaaacaaagaattgaaagggagcaagtataagcaaaattctgcactttatccagtacctgtgaacagtaacacctttaaacttgtgctaaattgctgatattgcaatctatttgatagcacatgtttaattttgtgtcttgtgtaaattctgtgaaatgcaacttgaatgaggatcaattttgatatttaggactgatgtgagctttattgagGTGCAAAAAttagtgtttgttaagttttaccttttagtgtatatataattttgtaatcAGTTAGGAATTTACATGTTTTTGTTTTAATTGCTGCTAGTTTTTATAGTCTACAGATttttgttactgttcatgctactgttcatgctgcttaaaaagtcaatttctatgtcttttctgcaatttttgaatgtttcgaacttgtctcaaatgctgctgaaaatgtgcttttggtataagtttagaaaggagaccatttcattaaGTGTGCAAAAAGGTAGTCACAATGGGTGCTTAAAATGAACAATGATTGCAAAAAGCTAAATGAACATGTGCTATGCTTACTAAGTTTATGAGAGATGATGAgttaaaattctttaattttatggtgtttgtgtgtatttggtaattgctgagggtcatgatagcattccatagTATTTAGACTGTTTTTGGTAAGTGAAATCACAATTTTTTCtaaaacctgccgaaacttgctgatgatgttgcttacTAAGCAGTATCCtaagcaaattctgctgaaccctatgcttaaccccaagcacAGCCCAAATTACCAGTTGTTTGCCCCACATTTTAAAAAGCCCAAAACTTTTACCATTTTTATGAAAACCCTCACCCAAACTCCCGATAAGCCACAACTCTCATTCTGCCAACTCCCTTCCTGCACTATTTTTTCCGGCAATTTTTAAGGGAAGCTGAAAAGTTTCTTTCTTTTCATTAAATGgtgagaaccaaaatgtggtccACCCACAAACCCAAATCCAGAAGATTTCGGCACTCTGTCAAATCGAAAATGGGCATTCCATCATCTCTAcccacaaaccctaaccccagtcccAGTCCGCCGCTCCCTCAGTCACCACCACGGCAAACGCCGCCGTTACCTCAGTCACCACCACCGCAAACGCCGCCGTTACCTCAATCGCCACCACCTCAATTACCGCCACTACCCCCAGGCCAAACACCACCTCTCATTCCGCCGACCCCCCTTTCGCCACAAACTGAGCCGCAAAATGAGACACCTATTTTCGACACTCAGTTCCCAGAACCAATGCCTGAACCTGAGCCTACACAAACGAAGTCTAAAGGTAAAACTAAAAAGGCTGCAGGTAGAGCCAAGAAAACCCCTGTCGAAAAACGAAAAAGAGCACCCTCTGTTCCCTT includes:
- the LOC131172484 gene encoding vegetative cell wall protein gp1-like, which encodes MGIPSSLPTNPNPSPSPPLPQSPPRQTPPLPQSPPPQTPPLPQSPPPQLPPLPPGQTPPLIPPTPLSPQTEPQNETPIFDTQFPEPMPEPEPTQTKSKGKTKKAAGRAKKTPVEKRKRAPSVPFDLNSPPQPSSEPVSKRTRSSSQIPPPAVQTPVSQSPLNSPAAPASSANDIEEIRAIKILSGSKLFMTLFNSGKILHLLGVIIDRGLQKPLG